In Eubalaena glacialis isolate mEubGla1 chromosome 2, mEubGla1.1.hap2.+ XY, whole genome shotgun sequence, a single genomic region encodes these proteins:
- the L3HYPDH gene encoding trans-3-hydroxy-L-proline dehydratase, whose protein sequence is MASLLAVPRLPPHDPRTPALSVVDMHTGGEPLRIVLAGCPEVVGPTLLAKQRYMRQHLDHVRRRLMFEPRGHRDMYGAVLVPSELPDAHLGVLFLHNEGYSSMCGHAVLALGRFALDFGLVPAPPAGAREALVNIHCPCGLVAAFVECKGGRSGGPVRFHSVPAFALATDLLVDVPGHGKVVVDIAYGGAFYAFVSAEKLGLDVCSTKTRDLMDAASAVTEAVKAQFKINHPDSEDLAFLYGTILTDGKDAYSEEPTTNICVFADEQVDRSPTGSGVTARIALQYHKGLLELNQTRAFKSSATGSVFTGKAVREVKCGDFKAVIVEVSGQAHYTGTASYIVEDDDPLRDGFLLK, encoded by the exons ATGGCGAGCCTGCTGGCTGTGCCCCGGCTGCCTCCGCACGACCCGAGGACGCCGGCTCTGTCGGTGGTGGACATGCACACGGGCGGCGAGCCCCTGCGCATCGTGCTGGCGGGGTGTCCGGAGGTGGTCGGCCCCACGCTGCTGGCCAAGCAGCGCTACATGCGGCAGCACCTCGACCACGTGCGGCGACGGCTCATGTTCGAGCCCCGGGGGCACCGGGACATGTATGGGGCTGTGCTGGTGCCGAGCGAGCTGCCTGACGCGCACCTGGGCGTCCTGTTCCTGCACAACGAGGGCTACAGTTCCATGTGCGGCCACGCGGTGCTGGCTCTGGGCCGGTTCGCGCTCGACTTCGGGCTGGTGCCAGCGCCCCCCGCCGGCGCCCGCGAGGCCCTGGTCAACATCCACTGCCCGTGCGGGCTGGTGGCCGCCTTCGTGGAGTGCAAGGGCGGCCGCAGTGGCGGCCCGGTGCGCTTCCACAGCGTCCCGGCCTTCGCGCTGGCCACAG ATCTCCTAGTGGATGTTCCCGGTCATGGAAAGGTGGTGGTGGACATTGCATATGGTGGCGCATTTTATGCGTTTGTTAGTGCTGAAAAGTTAGGACTTGATGTTTGTTCCACAAAGACGAGGGACCTCATGGATGCAGCAAGTGCAGTGACAGAAGCAGTGAAAGCTCAG tttaAAATTAATCATCCTGACAGCGAAGACCTTGCCTTTCTATATGGAACTATATTAACAGATGGAAAAGATGCTTATAGTGAGGAACCAACCACCAACATCTGTGTGTTTGCAGATGAACAG GTTGACAGAAGTCCTACCGGCTCAGGAGTAACAGCCCGAATTGCCCTACAGTATCACAAAGGGCTTCTAGAACTGAACCAGACCAGAGCCTTTAAAAGCAGTGCAACCGGCTCAGTATTCACAGGGAAGGCTGTGAGG GAAGTAAAATGTGGTGATTTTAAAGCTGTTATAGTGGAAGTATCTGGACAAGCCCATTACACAGGTACAGCAAGCTATATAGTAGAAGATGATGACCCACTGAGGGATGGATTTCTTCTCAAATGA